In a genomic window of Mercenaria mercenaria strain notata chromosome 19, MADL_Memer_1, whole genome shotgun sequence:
- the LOC123543003 gene encoding uncharacterized protein LOC123543003, with protein sequence MTTDVTSCSQHYRNPIVDSWASIGMTKAKFAFYKNNAEVAYVIFDATGSDVTSWFHNTKIIESSWPNMKSDTFNYFSILGHEPGRRFFINRIYSGCVGDNGYALTLTSHGHGCSFDYQSTYPQFLYANSTTYAYFEAMEGSSP encoded by the exons ATGACAACTGATGTCACTTCCTGTAGTCAACATTACCGCAACCCTATAGTAGATTCATGGGCTTCAATCGGAATGACAAAG gCCAAGTTcgcattttataaaaacaatgccGAAGTAGCTTACGTCATATTTGATGCAACCGGAAGTGACGTCACAAGCTGGTTTCATAATACTAAAATAATAGAGTCATCATGGCCGAACATGAAATCAGACACCTTCAATTACTTTTCTATTTTGGG ACACGAACCAGGCCGAAGATTTTTCATAAACCGTATCTATAGCGGATGCGTGGGAGACAATGGATATGCACTTACGTTAACATCCCATGGTCATGGCTGCTCATTTGATTATCAGAGTACTTACCCTCAGTTTTTGTACGCAAACTCTACGACATATGCATACTTTGAAGCGATGGAAG GTTCTAGTCCTTAA